The genomic window ACTGCTGCAGCCACGCGGCGAACTCAGGCACGGCGGCGCCGGCATGGGTGCTGCCACGGGCGCCCTGCAGCATCCACTGCAACATGCCGTCGCCCTGCCCCTTCACTGCCTCGCGCCACGCCTGGGCAACCTCGGCACTGCTGGCGTCGCGGCCGGCGAAGCGCGCAGCCACTTCCTGCATGGTGCCGTACCAGCTGCCGGCCTGTTCGCGGAACCGCCGCACGGCGTCTTCCGGCGCGCCGCTGCCGTGCTCGGGAAGCAGCTGACCCCACCAGTCGAACAGGTGCTGCCAGCTGCCCGGATCAGCGCCGGCGGGCGCGCCGGGAACCGCAGCATGGCGCAGCGCATCCCCCCAGGCGCCGAAGTACTGCCGGGCCAGGTTCTCGAAATCGCTGCTGCCTGCATCGTGGCTCGAGCCGGTCATGGCGCGTCTCCGCAGTGCGGGATCATGGCTTGGGAATACGCAGGGTCTTGCTGATCATCAGCGACCCGGACAGGGCAAACAGCAGCACCAGCGGATGCAGCTGCCACGGACCCAGCTGCCACTGCCCCAGCCACAGATCGTGGCCGATGGCGTCGGTACCTGCCGCGATGGCCAGCACGATCACCAGCGCCAGGCTGGTCGGAATCGGCGTGCCCTCGAAGTACTTCACCTTGCCCTCGTCGCCGGACATCGCTTCGGCGGTGACGTTGTAGCGGGCCAGGCGGCTGACGCCGCAGCAGACGAAATAGCTCAGCACCAGCCAGTCCCAGCCACCCTG from Stenotrophomonas sp. 704A1 includes these protein-coding regions:
- a CDS encoding CDP-alcohol phosphatidyltransferase family protein, translating into MKRHFSMLREFQLADWFTLANAFCGTGAVFAAMRFLQDGERGYLLFGMALIPLAFIFDALDGRIARWRKSSSTLGRELDSLSDVISFGVAPAALAYACGMQGGWDWLVLSYFVCCGVSRLARYNVTAEAMSGDEGKVKYFEGTPIPTSLALVIVLAIAAGTDAIGHDLWLGQWQLGPWQLHPLVLLFALSGSLMISKTLRIPKP